From the Palaemon carinicauda isolate YSFRI2023 chromosome 4, ASM3689809v2, whole genome shotgun sequence genome, the window atatcattaatttaataaatttcactgttcattataatatgtttgctatttttataagaaaatcattttACAGGGTGCTAGTTAAtccaatattaaatttttttgtggGTTATACTtatgaaaactagtttttttttttttataaaaaatacttgtttatctaaatatttttaaagttattcatataatccctcatttctgtaattaaaaagtactatttgatgaaacaaaaatatttatattttctattttttcaacataaacctaatttatttgtcctattaggtgttatttttttattttttccccacgttcaatgtccattttatctaataaaactatatttatattaaaaaatacatatattttaattttttttgtgtgtcttttgtgaattttctgttatatttttgtgggttattcttatgaaaactttttttttgtcacattaaatgttactaaaaactatattttggtcgtatacggtgttattttttattttttccccgtgttcagtgtccgttttatcccatttttgtaattaaaaagtagtatttgatgagacaaacacatttatattttctattttttcaacaaaaacctaatttatttgtcctattaggtgctattttttttattttttccccatgttcaatgtccattttatctaataaaactatatttatattaaaaaattatatgttttagttttttttgtgtgtcttttgtggtttttctgtaaaaaaatattaatttttttgtactgaagaatgttttttttttcattttttgggttatttttcttcaattttaatattttttgtgggttattcttataaaaactaagtttttatataaaaaatacttgtttatctaaatattttttaaatttattcatataatccctcatttctgtaattaaaaagtgctatttgatgaaacaaaaatattcatattttctattttttcaacaaaaacctaatttatttgtcctattgggtgttattttttaattttttccccacgtttaatgtcaattttatctaataaaactatatttatattaaaaaatacatatattttaatttttttttgtgtcttttgtgaattttctgtaaaaatattatttttttgtactaaagaatgttttttttttgttttttagactgtttttcttcaattttttatatttttttgggttattcttatgaaaactttttttttgtcacattaaatgttactaaaaactatattttggtcgtatacggtgttattttttattttttccccgtgttcagtgtccattttatcccatttttgtaattaaaaagtagtatttgatgaaacaaaaacacttatattttctattttttcaacaaaaacctaatttatttgtcctattagaagttttttttcatttttttcccatgttcaatgtccattttatctaataaaactatatttatattaaaaaatacatatattttagtttttttgtgtgtcttttgtgaattttctgtaaaaaatattatttttttgtactaaagaatatttttttttcattttttaggttatttttcttcaattttaatattttttgtgggttaatcttataaaaactaagtttttatataaaaaatacttgtttatctaaatattttttaaatttattcatataatccctcatttttgtaattaaaaagtagtatttgatgaaacaaaaacatttatattttctattttttcaacaaaaacctaatttatttgtcctattaggtgttatttttcattttttccccacgttcaatgtccattttacccaataaaactacatttatatcataaaatacacatattttgattttttaaatattttttcttatttttcaatagttttctaTGTCATATTATTAACTAGAATTCAATATTATGAACCCAAACGGTAATATtattaactaaaatgtaattttatgaacaaatataatacaaatgttaaccacaaaaaaaaaaagttaaccgaaatggtaatattattaacaaaaaaagcatgttatgaacttcattggtaatattatgaacattttttattggttttccaaagttttattaattgattttgttgaaattttattgaaatttacgcattttttcaattaaaaaataattgtcgggaatttgaaaaattatgagcaggttaataaaaaaaatagattgataatgcccatgaatatatatttaaaacaaataataatagttttctatgacaaataaaagattttttgcggtgactaatgtatttattattagtattacaaaaaataatttaagagtgttacacaaaaaacataaccacgtaaaatattatcttaacttttttgaattttgttaaattttaataacttttaaataattattttattgttactgttattcagtTATATGTAATAGTAGCTGCACTgtgcatctgtatatgtatataaaccccagaatATGAACTGCAATACATCATTAGACTTCTAATTTACGACCAAGTAACATATAgttgatagctaaatattttagtAATGGAGGATAATAATTCTCCGGTTATTGGtattgacctgggaactacttattcgtgtgttgctgtttttcaaaatgaaaaagttgaaattattGCTAATGACCAAGGAAATAGAACCACTCCTTCTTATGTTGCATTCAATGACACCGAAAGACTTATTGGGGAAGCGGCAAAAAATCAATGTGCCTTGAATCCAAAAAATACCATTTTTTATGTAAAAAGGTTAATGGGCAGAAATTATATAGATGATTGCGTTCAACGAGTAATTAAAATCTTACCCTATGAAATTATTGACGAAGAGAATAAACCAAAAATACAAGtcgaatataaaaaagagaaaaaggtgttAACCCCAGAAGAAGTATCTTCTATGatattatcaaaaatgaaaaaaattgcagaaaattaTTTAGGACGAAATATAAATAAAGCTGTTATTACAGTTCCGGCTTATTTTAACGATTCTCAGCGACAGGCTACCAAAGATGCTGGGACCATCGCTGGACTTGATGTTATTCGAATAATTAATGAACCCACAGCCGCCGCCATCGCTTATggattaaataatgatacaaaagaacaaaacgttttaatatttgatttgggTGGGGGGACTTTTGATGTATCTATATTGAATATTAGTAATGATGGCATTTTTGAAGTTAAATCAACAGCAGGAGATACTCATCTTGGGGGAGAAGATTTTGATagtattttattagattattttacacgagaattcaacaaaaaatataaaaaagatttaagcaACAATAAAAGATCATTAAGGCGTCTTCGTTCTGCCTGTGAAACTGCTAAACGAACTTTATCTTCATCTACACAAGCGACAATCGAAATTGATTCGTTATATGAGGGAATTGATTTTCATACTACCATTACTCGcgctaaatttgaaaatttgtgtGGGAGTTTATTCAAAAACACTCTAGTGCCAGTTGAAAGGGCGTTAATCGATGCTAAGCTCGATAAGAGTGACATCGATGAAATTGTTTTGGTTGGAGGTTCTACGCGTATTCCAAAAATAcaaaacctccttcaaactttttttaatgaaaagaatttgaataagtCGATTAATCCAGATGAGGCTGTAGCCTATGGTGCTGCCATTCAAGCTGCCATTCTCAGTGGAGATAAATCTGATAAGATCAAAGATTTATTATTACTGGATGTGACTCCCCTTTCATTGGGTATTGAAACTGCCGGTAATATTATGACTACCTTGATTAAAAGAAACGCGACAATTCCTACTAGCAAATTTGAAAACTTCACTACGTATAGTGATAACCAAGAATGTGttaatatcaaaatatatgaaggagaaagaactaaaactaaagataataattatttggGGGAGTTTCAATTAAATAATATACCCCAGGCACCCAAGGGTATACCTAAAATTAAGGTTACATTTGATATTGATGCCAATGGGATATTAAATGTGTCAGCAACCGAAGAATCTTCCGGCAAATCAGAAAAAATTACTATAACTAATGACTCGGGAAGATTAAACAAAGAAGAGGTAGATCGAATGATCAAAGAAGCTGAAATGTATGCTGCTCAAGACCGGGAATTAAGAAACGATATAGAAGCTAAATGTAAATTAGAATCATAttgcttagaaatacaaaataatatcataaataataacagtagtaatatagatatatttaaatcaaaattagaaaGTACTCTCAAGTGGATTGATGAAACCCCCTCTGCTaaacaaaaagattatgaaaataaattaaaagaaataaaaaaggattatgaacatatacttgggggaaatgaatcaaatttacataataatcaatTCCACCCAACCATTGAAGAAGTTgactaataaacagagaagggttttcataatttattaatataaaattttatatattaaaaaatgaataatttcaaaagttaCCAAGAAAGAATAAATGCCCCAATAGATCTTTTAAAATTTAGTTTCCCATTCTGGATACACCaacaatatctattttctcattattatttagatGTCGATAAAGAAGATGTCCCtcttgatttaaaatatataaatgtacatgccaCTGATCGACTATATTATTTACACCACAAAAAATCaccattttatgaaaatgtaaatgagtGTGTAATGGTtggaagaatgaatgatttaaaaaataagaagTTGGTATTGTATTTCTATATGCACGGAGCTACGTGGAATGATGGACTTGAAAACGAAGGGTATATTTTTTGGGCAAGAGACCCCAATTTATTGCTTCAAGTTATTTACATCGAAAATGGGCTGAGGCAAACTGTTTATAATAACCTGAAATTAGATAACACTGGGGTAATGACGCTAAAGCCATATCCTAGAGCAATCCACCATAGATATAGAAGTAACTGCAATCACATTGCCTATCCAGATGAATTTGAAAATGCTATAAaggatattaatttcaatgttgagtttgattacatatataatcCTATTGAAGGTGATGATGATCTAACTCAATTTAAATTTGATGTAGGAAACATTGATAGAGTATATTACTTGAAGAAAGGCGGAAAGGGGGAAGTTGTCATGTATGCGAGACTAGACCCGcgtttatttgtctatatatatattaatcaaactacaaagacgatgtttatttctaaatttcgagaggcatttatcaatactattgtaaaaatgaatcctgataatgaaataaaacaaaccatTGTAGATGCAGTAAACAGCGATACTATTttagtataaataattttcataataaaaaaagatgcaccccaaaacaattaattttcctattgatttcatatcatcacaaggtgaaattcagttattatttaattggaaaatgttctataaattaaaatcttgtaAAGAATACCCAGCCATTTTATATTTCCCCGAATTTTTTaccaattctatattttctattttaagatggtactcatatgaaaacaatgataacctattattattattagaaattaaaaatcaaattagaagattttttgaaatgttagaggttttagtaaacacaataattaacaacgaaagctataaagttcaggttaagagtccccaacaaattgaaaaacagttatgggaaattgttttcttgactaagaagaataataataataacaacaacaatccccaggatatagaaaataaaaaaactgaaattgaACACCTTTTCTTGGAATGGTATCTAGAAAATGAAAGTAGTCAacataattaccaacaaattttattcacaaaaaatctCGAATTCAATAAAGTGAACACACTCAAAGAATTATCCAAAACTTTATATAACATAGGGTGCTGTGATACAataaaagagatttcattaattcctccacattcaattcactatgttaatcaaacggttttttctaattattcaaagttGCCCCCTGAATTATATGGACCGGCAAGTTGGGGACcaatatattggaatatttttcatgccttttcaataaatgctgcaaacaataaaaattctaaaactaattgtttaccagaccatttatatgcatttattcacaTAATTCCACTTTTGATTCCTTGTCCTAtttgtataaaacattattatacCATTATTCAACCTAGTAAAATTAAGCCGGCGATATCTATAttacaatatgaaaatttatatgaaaaaattcatacaAGTATATCCAATGGAAAGTTAGTGTGAATTTTTGGAAATGGACAATTATTTgtataatgtgtacagtatattaactatatatacacataaaaggttttattattaattagaaaaatttagGGCGTATGCAAtagtattcaaaatttttatgtGGGTATTTAGTACGTTGAGTTTACAGAGACCcattataatgatttgattttctggtgagtatttatcgggtatatcaataataacattatatttttttcttaaattattaattttttttccacgtttaccaatgataaatttataataatctgaatagccataaattaagctttgatgtatttgttttgggTCGCAATTTTCATTTATGGGCATGATATACGAAGAAAAGGATGAGGTAGATAAAAAGGATGGTGATggtgtattatataaaaataaaggattattataaaaaatatcaattgtattatcattattattattaatattattttcagatgaACAAATATTATCCATTTTTTCAATTAGATTAGTAATCTGGATTTTCAGTTCTCGTATGTGAAAATGTAAGTTTTtcagttcatttatattatattttatatgttgtctataatcaaaatttaattttctaaaacaattattattattattattattattattattattattattattattataattgttgtcgttgttgccgttttcctctcctattttatcatcatctttgAGATACTTAGTGTTgtgttttaaatttccattttggtattcaacgttaatataattatcgccattaatactactactaatactattactactactactactactactactactattatcatttacaaaatttaattttgatttagtagtcatgttttttttagaatgtgtgacttatctaaaaagatttgctctcaggatttgaaaaagaatatataacaaggtatatatgtgtgtgtgtgtgtgtgcatgatatacacatatatttatataaaatttaaaaacgacaatatttttttattaaataattaaaaaaaatgacccaaagagaaaaccaaaaaaaaagaaaaagatattcttcaatcaaaaacgaaattattatttcaaacgaaaaaaatataaacccaCAAAGATATATATCTGATACCTTTTTAGTGGGATcaacaaacgaagaaaaaaaaatgatatctaataATGAAGCGGAGAACCTAAGAGTTCGAATTGatattcttgaaatgaaaatggataaattattCAGAGTACTAGGTCCCATGAATAGTATAAAAGCTACACCGGTTGCTTCGTTAATATATTCAGATTCAAAAAAATGTCACGATTATGTAACTGccatttataataattggattgaatatttttcatatatggcatctagtaatataagtaaagaactgaaatttgaagatttttttagaaatatcaataaatttatttttgaaaattacttttctaaatatgatattacaataaaatctTTGTTTAATTTACATGATTTAACAGACAAAGAACGTAATATATTGTCGTGGAATAGATGCCCAAATACGTGGGAATTAAAGGATGCCAAAAACAAAGAACACATCTCCGCATTTATAAACaaagatgcaatttatatatattattttccagatgaaattataggaatttgtaactgttcgaccactactactactactactactactactaataataataataacattgacatacaactgaaaaataaatctttgtttccaggattatctacatcaaatagcatcgtagatcaaattgaaaataaagcaatttatatccatttatcagaaaaaaataaattgattaatactgatcaccgttttgttgttttgggtgccgagagacccctattcaatactacagtaaatatttcgtgtttaaatgcattaaattatactttatataaaataggacctactgtattagatataactatagttatatttcatgccatgttacacttgaaatgtttcgccgaggaaaatgattattgttatggacataatataaaatttttacaacaatttattaattacaccccctcagtattatttggacatccatttttccctccagttactactattatagacggaaaagatgtaatttctaaataaatttcaactttgatAACATGATTCATTTTAAGTCTCATAAAAATCAATAGCGGCTACTAAAGTTTTCAactcttttatattgaattttgtatataataacggcgaaaattttgttaaaaaaatacttgatttgcccattgacgcataatataatatagaacatatactttcaatcaataataattttttcaggggagtagcccattgcgatactgtattattggtatctgtattttgtttagaaaatctgaCACAACAATTTCCAATTGATCTAATCATGGAAGAAAAGTCGTTGTTTTCTGCGTGGAATTTAGCAGTTAattcatgtattatttttttttggctctctgatgggtgtatcataaaaccaaaattgtaatcactaccaaaaaatataaaatgtaatataacgtataatatcatttgatcaatattaaatttaaggccacacaataaaatatatagatttgatataaaaggcccactatatgtgtcactgtttttacttttacttaatgtgggggttactatagctacattttttatttgtcttaaaacGAGCATGGCCATTACATCCGAGTCAGATGAAAGTTTAACATTTGTTTCATTCCCACAGAATTTCTGAGTAAATTTCATTAGCTCCACTTCCCCTTCTCCCCTTTTAGAGTATTCAATATGATAGTTactttctaatgaaaaattatagggatacgataaagaaataagtttttcttttaataaatgaaaaatatattcatggagTTCGTTCTTTTCTGATAAGGTCAACAAACTATAATcatccattttttctcttttttttctgtttttgatggttggagatgatccatccatggcaagaaaacaataaacagtatcgttaatgatttcttctttcctaaaagattcataaaatgagcaaatctgttctatataatatatgatgctattaactacaccagttgcattacatttttttatatcaattttatcatcatctaaCAACGCAGTTTTGTCTGGTCTTTTAATGTGTGCATGTAAAAATATGGCTCCATCAACACCAATACTATTCAGTTTCCCCCCATTtccgatattatcatatatatcattgagatgttgcgattgataatgattatcattattatttttgtattttgttagtaaaggtagccgagcattattatcttgaattttatttgtaagaaacggaactcccattatctaactagtgaaaatgatatactatatatatttatatgcaatttaaagtttgtagagtttaatataaaatataaaaaatgagaactgtatccaaaatggtcctatctgatgcattattcgtgacaatgatattcttatcattggtgttattggttatatctatattaaagattttgaaaaaaaattataatatttacataagtgaccaacaaatgttatctatcgaaattatagtgttaattggactaatactattagaaatagctagtgtatatttaaaatattataattataatgataaattgaatcaaacaacctatattagaaataatcttaatattgatgatgatatcacttaattatgtttctacatattgtacttttatcagttttttatcagagttcttcttcatcatcatcatcgttattattatagttttccttttcttcgagtagggcaatgttggttctatcattttttccttctaaagacgcatttgccttttctaatttaaattggttttcttgttgatctttttgttgattttcaatcttaggtatttttattggaatttcttcttcttcgtcttctttggttttttctaatttccttttattagCCCTTCTGCTTCTATCAAGCCCACCACCATGATCATCATCTAATAATACTTCTTCTTTTTCGGTTATTTCCATTTTAAGGTCGTCCATAGTATGaaattggattttatcattttccatatctaccaattgtgttgttttggtttctttttgttgtttattttccttttcaattataatattagttttcttctttgGGTGTATTTTTTTCGGGATCgtcatttttttgttcttttttattgatgtatcccccttttttatattccccctttttatttttttactgacaccatcacctgcacttttaatttttctttctttttttatgtctaccgcgttctcgtcgtccaataatgtatcttctttctttattacctttattttagaatccaattggtggacctggttattttgtgccgctacttctttttctatttcatcttgtaCTTTTTGTGGGGGTGtgttgatattttcagtttttaaactctcgtcccttgtagaaacaacaccattattgctattggtgctgtcattagtagtatcattataagttagcattggaggactataagttggtggtaatggtggtagtggtaatacccacgatgatgatgatgatgatgatggcaaattactattattttcttcgtggtttgaaattgccagagtagtagtattttgttgatcattattatcaatgacattgctgttattttcagattttaaattctctattggtattagtttaattttctcgtcctttttagaaacaacaccattattgctattggtgctgtcattagtagtatcattataagttagcatgggaggactataagttggtggtagtggtggtagtggtaatacccacgacgatgatgatgatgatgatggcaaattactattattttcttcgtggtttgaaattgccagagtagtagtattttgttgatcattattatcgttgacaatgttattatatggtggtaagtttgttataaattgtattgttgttgttgttgttgatgatgatgatgatgattggagtggtggtggtagtggtggtaaagatataagttgttgttgttgtggtggtggtggtggtggtggtagtggtagtg encodes:
- the LOC137639005 gene encoding heat shock cognate 71 kDa protein-like; translation: MEDNNSPVIGIDLGTTYSCVAVFQNEKVEIIANDQGNRTTPSYVAFNDTERLIGEAAKNQCALNPKNTIFYVKRLMGRNYIDDCVQRVIKILPYEIIDEENKPKIQVEYKKEKKVLTPEEVSSMILSKMKKIAENYLGRNINKAVITVPAYFNDSQRQATKDAGTIAGLDVIRIINEPTAAAIAYGLNNDTKEQNVLIFDLGGGTFDVSILNISNDGIFEVKSTAGDTHLGGEDFDSILLDYFTREFNKKYKKDLSNNKRSLRRLRSACETAKRTLSSSTQATIEIDSLYEGIDFHTTITRAKFENLCGSLFKNTLVPVERALIDAKLDKSDIDEIVLVGGSTRIPKIQNLLQTFFNEKNLNKSINPDEAVAYGAAIQAAILSGDKSDKIKDLLLLDVTPLSLGIETAGNIMTTLIKRNATIPTSKFENFTTYSDNQECVNIKIYEGERTKTKDNNYLGEFQLNNIPQAPKGIPKIKVTFDIDANGILNVSATEESSGKSEKITITNDSGRLNKEEVDRMIKEAEMYAAQDRELRNDIEAKCKLESYCLEIQNNIINNNSSNIDIFKSKLESTLKWIDETPSAKQKDYENKLKEIKKDYEHILGGNESNLHNNQFHPTIEEVD